In Portunus trituberculatus isolate SZX2019 chromosome 10, ASM1759143v1, whole genome shotgun sequence, one genomic interval encodes:
- the LOC123502147 gene encoding palmitoleoyl-protein carboxylesterase NOTUM-like, with protein MMKIGVTRQMFLTWWRWWWYRLVVAVAVGGSAPWARAGGVMGGGLHAVVGPSLMTRLVETEAVARVAAAANRECCGLSDPTTTPLTRHWLPHARHNGHGPDPAPGDSRPAVCNDNSPAGFYLRRSTNSRRWVMFLEGGWYCFDRESCEQRWHRLRPLMTSRGWQETRTVGGVLSPHPEDNPHWWTANHVLVPYCSSDSWAGTRWAEEGSGSWSFLGSVIVEQVVRALVTHNNFTHGHKLILAGSSAGGVGVLVNVDRVARQLAQMGVRGEVRAVSDSGWFLDNEPFKPLQCVDAHSCPPVEAIRRGHELWRGRIPDHCRALYPTHPWFCYFGYRLYPTLQSPLFVFQWVFDEAQMTVDNVGKPTSKQQWDYIHGTGERLRRTFQNVTALFAPSCIAHTVLTKRNWAAVKIGDVSLPHALYCWDITPFAKLTARRQHAGEEREAVRTMENQESKEDERQTITARTRDAGRRGHRHQNRGDRKDKRQRHTGGRRRSGERSRRRRGRKRNRKGRRKSQTRRTQTQHKQRHDDDGPEVNVSVIVSQETGEEKEDEGGDSGKVQGVTQEGADLSTIGGEMLADSPKNPSPESFVVESNAIGDSQNSSVTRNGGRSGERREKARRRRRRGKKRSKNKERERKLRRRERRRKRKERRKRLPQKKRKKRKERRKGGRGRHRDNLRPVRSMPLRSPEPSHSPANTRSPNTGPTSTLGAGEVGGHAGQREELVPDEAWTEDLCPAQNLHLTDRCAWPHCNYACPKLLNPFTGEEMNFTELLKSFGLDMASVASALGIDIHTLNSMGNDELLLILTQ; from the exons gttggtggtggcggtggcagtgggggGCAGCGCGCCGTGGGCCAGGGCTGGGGGCGTGATGGGCGGGGGCCTGCATGCAGTGGTGGGGCCTAGTCTAATGACGCGCTTGGTGGAGACGGAGGCGGTGGCAAGGGTGGCAGCGGCTGCAAACAGGGAGTGCTGCGGCCTGTCAGATCCTACCACCACGCCCCTCACACGCCACTGGCTTCCCCATGCTCGCCACAACGGCCACGGCCCAGATCCCGCTCCAGGTGACTCCCGCCCGGCTGTGTGCAACGATAATTCTCCTGCTGg CTTCTACTTAAGACGGTCAACCAACAGTCGCCGCTGGGTCATGTtcctggaag GTGGATGGTACTGCTTCGACAGGGAGAGTTGCGAGCAGCGGTGGCACAGACTACGGCCACTCATGACCTCCCGCGGGTGGCAGGAGACGAGGACCGTGGGAGGCGTGTTGTCCCCCCACCCTGAGGACAACCCGCACTGGTGGACCGCCAACCATGT ACTGGTGCCATACTGCTCCTCTGACTCCTGGGCGGGCACGAGGTGGGCGGAGGAGGGTTCTGGGTCGTGGTCCTTCCTCGGTAGCGTCATCGTGGAGCAGGTGGTGAGGGCGCTGGTCACTCACAACAACTTCACGCACGGCCACAAGCTGATTCTGGCCGGCAGCAG TGCAGGCGGCGTGGGCGTGCTGGTCAACGTGGACCGGGTGGCGCGGCAGCTGGCTCAGATGGGCGTGCGTGGGGAGGTGCGCGCTGTGTCCGACTCCGGCTGGTTCCTGGACAACGAGCCGTTCAAGCCCCTGCAGTGTGTGGACGCCCACAGCTGCCCGCCCGTAGAGGCCATTAGGCGCGGGCACGAGCTGTGGCGTGGGCGCATCCCGGACCACTGCCGCGCCCTCTACCCGACACATCCGTGGTTCTGTTACTTCGGGTACCGCCTCTACCCGACCTTGCAGT CGCCCCTCTTCGTGTTCCAGTGGGTGTTTGACGAAGCACAGATGACCGTGGACAACGTGGGCAAGCCGACCTCCAAGCAGCAATGGGACTACATCCATGGCACCGGGGAGAGGCTCAGGCGCACCTTCCAGAACGTGAC aGCTCTCTTCGCGCCCTCTTGCATCGCCCACACTGTGCTCACCAAGAGAAACTGGGCGGCTGTCAAGATAGGTGACGTGTCCCTCCCTCACGCCCTATACTGCTGGGACATCACGCCCTTTGCCAAGCTCACCGCAAGGAGGCAACACgctggggaggaaagagaagcagtTAGGACGATGGAGAACCAGGAGtcgaaggaggatgagagacaGACCATCACTGCGCGGACTAGAGATGCTGGAAGACGAGGCCACAGACACCAGAACCGCGGTGACAGGAAGGacaaaagacaaagacacacaggCGGCCGTAGGAGGTCAGGGGAGAGGAGCAGGCGGCGGCGTGGCAGAAAGCGGAACAGAAAGGGCCGCAGGAAATCTCAAACCCGAAGGACACAAACCCAGCATAAACAGAGACACGATGACGATGGACCTGAAGTAAATGTCAGTGTTATAGTGTCTCAGGAaacaggggaagagaaagaggatgagggtgGAGACTCAGGGAAGGTGCAAGGGGTGACTCAGGAAGGCGCGGACCTCAGCACTATAGGCGGGGAGATGCTCGCTGACTCGCCAAAGAATCCCTCCCCTGAATCCTTTGTGGTGGAGTCTAACGCTATTGGTGACTCGCAGAACTCTTCCGTAACTAGAAATGGTGGCCGcagtggggagaggagagagaaagccagGAGGAGACGCCGGCGAGgcaagaaaaggagtaaaaacaaggagagggagaggaagctaaggaggagggagagaaggaggaagaggaaggagaggagaaaaagactgccacagaagaagaggaagaagaggaaggaaaggcgaaAAG GGGGCCGTGGAAGACACCGTGACAACCTGAGGCCAGTTCGCTCCATGCCCCTGCGAAGCCCAGAGCCCTCCCACAGCCCCGCCAACACCCGCAGCCCCAACACAGGTCCGACGTCTACCCTCGGAGCTGGAGAGGTTGGGGGCCATGCGGGGCAGAGGGAAGAGCTAGTACCTGACGAAGCGTGGACGGAGGATCTCTGCCCCGCCCAGAATCTTCACCTAACTGATCGTTGTGCTTGGCCTCATTGTAACTACGCGTGTCCCAAGTTACTCAATCCTTTTActg GTGAGGAGATGAACTTCACGGAGCTACTGAAAAGCTTCGGGCTGGACATGGCTAGTGTGGCCTCTGCGCTCGGCATAGACATCCACACTCTGAACTCTATGGGCAACGATGAGCTGCTCCTTATCCTGACGCAGTGA